The genomic window CGCACCAGGCGGACCACGCGGCGCGGGTACCAGTCGCCCCGGAACCACCAGCGCCCGAGGTAGCAGACGAGCCGCGGGATGGCGAAGCCCGCCACCCCCGGGGGAGCGGCGGGCAGCGCGGCGCGAATCTCGTCCACCAGCTCGGGCGAGACGCGCTCGTCGGCGTCGAGGTTCAGCACCCACTCGCCGCGCGCGGCGTCGAGGGCGAACTGCTTCTGCGCACGGTAGCCGGGCCAGGGGTTGACGAGCACGCGGTCCGTGAAACGGCGCGCGACCGCGGCCGTCCGGTCGCGCGAGCCGCCGTCGACCACCACGATCTCGTCGCACCAGGCGACGCTCTCGAGGCACGGCACCATGTGCGCCTCCTCGTCCTGGCAGACGACGGTGCAGGTGACGGTCGGTCCGCCACCCGGTGCCGGAGCGGGGCCGCGCCGGCGGTCCTTCTGCGCGGCGCGGCGCGCGACCACCGTCGCCCAGGCGCGCCGCTCGGCGCGCCTGGGCGACCCGCCGAGGTAGGCGCGGAGGAAGCGCGCGCGGTCAGTCGCGCTCGCCTGCCGGCCGAGCGTGCGCACGAGCTGGACCAGGTTCTTCAGGCGGCGGCGGCGCCCGATCCGCCCGAGCGCGCGCACGCGCTCCAGGTCGAGGAGGACACAGCGAGGCGCCGCGGGCGGGCCGTCCACCAGCACGTTCACGTCCTTCAGGTCGTTGTGGTAGAGGCCCGCGGCGTGCAGGCCGCGGAAGAGCTCGCCGAGCGCGCGCGCGAAGGCGCGGCGGGCCGCGCGCCGCCGCGGCGCATCCGGGTCCGCCAGGATCGCCTGCCAGCGCACGTCGGCCGTCACCGCGCCCGCCACCTCGCGCGTCACGAAGAAGCTCCGCCGGAGCAGGCCGGCGCGCCGGAACTCGATCGCGGCGATCGGCTCCGGGGTGGCAAAGCCGTGCGCGGCGAGGGCGGCCGCGCCCGCCCACGCCCCGAAGGCGGGTGAGGTCCGCCCGAGGCTCGCGAGCGCGACCCGCCACGCGAAGACCGCGTAGCGCTTCACCCACAGCGTGCCGGCGGCGGTCTCGATGCGGCCGACGACCACCTTGCGCTGGAGCTTCACGATGCGGCAGTCGGGGCGCGTGAGGAGGTGATCGGGGTCGCCGTCGTCGGCTATCGCGTGCTCGAGGTCTACGCCGGGGGCGACCCAGGCGCGGAGCCGGCCGCGGCGGAGGTAGCGGGCCGCGGTCATCGCGGCGTCCCGGCGGGCGGTAGCGGCGCCTCCGCCACCGCCGTCGCGCTATCCGCCACGGGCCACCTCGCCCAGCAGCGCTTCGAGGCGATCCAGGTGGTTCTCCCAGGGGAAGTCCTCGGCGCGGGCGCGGGCGGCGCGCGCGAAGGCGTCGTGTTCGGGGCCGAGGGCACGCACCAGCGCGCGCGCGAGCGCGTCCAGGTCCTCGGGGTCGTCGATGACCAGGGCGGCGAGCGGGCCGTCGAGCAGCTCGGCAGCGCCGGCGCGGCGGGTGGTGACGACCGGGACGCCCGCGGCGCAGGCTTCGAGGACGACGTTGCCGAAGGCCTCCTGGCGCGAGGGCAGGCACGTGACGTCGGCGGCCGCGAGCACGGCCTCCACGTCGGGGCGCGGGCCGGTCACGCGCACGCGCCTGCCGAGGGCCTCCGCCTGCCGGCGGTAGGACGCCAGGCGCTCGTCGTCGCCCACCAGGACGAGGGCCGTGTCGCGCGGCGGCGCCTCGCGCCAGAGGCGCAGCAGCAGATCGAACCCCTTGCGCGCGAAGCCGCTGCCGATGGCCGCGCACACCCGCTCGCCGTCCGCGAGGCCGAGGGCACGGCGCGCCGCCGGCCCGAGCGTCGCGCGCCGCGCGGGATGAAAGCGCTCGAGATCGACGCCGTTGTAGAGGACGCGGATCCGCTCGCGCGGCACGCGGTAGTCGGCGGCGACCTCGTCGCGCACCCGCGCGGAGACGGCGAGGACACGCCGGTAGGCGCCCGGGGCGAAGGCGCGCGCCTCGAGCCGGAGGACGGCGCGGTGGTACGGCCCACGCCAGCGCCGCCGGAGGCCCGCGGCCTCCATGCGGGCGAGGTAGCTCCGGTGCGTCCCGCCACCGACGCGCACCACGTCCTGGCGCGGCGTGCGCCCGAAGCCCACCACTGCGTCCCAGCGCTCGCGTGCGACGAGACGCGGCGCCAGGGCCGCGAACGAGAGCAGGCGGACGAGCCGACCGGCGCGCACCACCGGCACGCGCCGGAGCGTGACGCCGGGCGGCGCCCGGTCCGCGCGCGCCGCGAAGACGTGCACCTGGTGCCCGCGCGCCGCGAGCCCGGCGGCCATGCGGCGGAGGTCGGCTTCCGTTCCGCCGCCGGCCAGCCGGCGGTGCATGAAGGCGATCCGCACCCTCACTCCCGGCCGCGCAGCGCGAGCCAGAGCGCGCGCAGGCGGTAGGCGACGTTGCCCGGGTGGAGCGCGCGCGCCTCGGCCAGCGCCGCGCGCGCGCCCCGCGCGTCGCCCGCCCTGAGACGCGCCGTCGCGAGCCGCCCCCAGCGGCGCGCCTGGCGGCGGACGAAGACCCTGCGCCCGAGCCGGTCGAGGGTCTCGGGATGCTCGCGCACGAGCTTCTCGGCGAGGCGGATGGCCTCCTCGCGGATGCGCTCGCGGTCGCGGGCGACGCCGGCCGCGTGGCGCCGGTAGGCGAAGGCGGGCACGTCCAGGAAGGCGGCGCGGAAGCGCAGCGTGACACGCAGCACGAGGTCCAGGTCGTCCAGGATGGTGAAGCTCGGGTCGAGCGGCCCGGTCGCGTCGAGCGCGCGGCGGGTGAAACACATGCCCTGGAGCTGCCCCAGGTTCCAGCGGAAGACCTCGGCGACGCCGATCGGGCGCGCCGCGAGCGCCCGCGCCACGCTCGGCTTTATCCACGGCTCCTCCCGGCCGCCGGGATCGCCCTCGGGGGGCAGCATGCGGCCGTTCTGGATCACGAGGTCGACGTCGGGGTGCGCCGCGAGGAAGGCGAGCGGCACGGCGAGACGGCCGGGGAGCGCCAGGTCGTCCGAGTCGTGGAAGGCGATGTAGGGTGCGCGCGCCGCCGCGATGCCGGCGTTGCGGGCGGCGGCGATGCCGGCGTGCGGGCGGATCACCGGGCGCACGCGCGGGTCGCCGAGGCCGGCCAGCAGCGCCGCCGTACCGTCGGTCGAACCGTCGTCCACCACCACCACCTCGAGGTCCACGTCGCGCTCGGCGAGGAGACTCGCGACGCTCTCGCCCAGGGCGTGCGCCCGGTCGTAGGTGGGCACGATGACCGAGACCCGGGGGCTCATGCCGCGCCCACCGCGTCGTCGAAGGCCGCGAACACGCCCGCCGCGAAGCCCTCGAGCGAGAAGCGCATCAGCAGGCGCTCGCGCGCCGCCGCACCCAGGCGCGCTCGCCGCACGGGATCGCGCAGGAGCGCCACCAGCGCCGCCGCGAGCGCGCGGGCGTCGCCGGGCGGGACGAGGCACCCGCTCACCCCGTCCTCCAGCATCTCGGGGATGCCGCCCACCCCGCTCGCCACGATCGGGCGCGCGAGCGCCATCCCCTCGAGGAGCGCGAGCGGGAAGGGGTCGCGCAGCGCCGGGTGGACGAGCACGTCGAGCCGCTCGACGACGGGGAACGGGTTCGGGAGGAAGCCCGTCACGGACACCGCCTCCGCGAGGCCGAGCGCCTGGATGCGCTCGCGCACGCTGCGCTCGTAGGCCGGATCGCGGAAGGCCCCCACCAGGAGAGCGCGCGCGCCCGGCACGGCTGCGCGCACCGCGGCCATGGCCTCGGCCAGGACGGCCGGATTCTTCCGCTGATCGAGGTTCCCCACCATGCCGACCCGGGGGCCGTCGCCGAGCGCCACGTCGGCCGGCACGGGCGCCGCCGCCGCGCGCGCGATGCGCTCCACGTCCAGGCCGTTGTAGACCACGCGGGCCCGCGTCCCGGGCGCGAAGTCGCCGAGCGCCCGGCGCGCGAGCGCGAGCGAGTCGGCCGAGGGCGCGATCAGGTGTCGGGCTCGGCCGAGGAGGTGCTTGCGATAGGCCGCGCCGTCGCCGTAGCTCGAGTAGACGTGCACCACCTGCGGCACGCGCGCGAGCCGCCCGGCGAAGAGACAGTACGGGAAGCTCGACAGCGTGCAAGCGTAGAGGACGTCGGCCCCCCGCGCCAGGCGCGCGAGGCGCAGCACGGTCGCCGGCAGCGCGAGCCGCGCCGGCCAGGCCCGCCAGCGCCGGAGCGCCGGCAGGTAGGTGACGCGCGCCACGGGGAGGCCCTCCGCGGCCACCTGCGGATGGGGGCCGGCGAGCACGAAGCGGAGCTCCCAGCCGTACCGCGGCGCCGCGGCGTCGAGCACGCGGAGCGCGCGCAGCATGCCGGCGTGATCCGGATGCCCGAGGGTGACGAGCGCGCGCTTCATGCGACCGCCTCGGGGTCGAAGGGCCCGCCGCTCCGCATGAGCTCCCGGAAGCCGGCGCGCGCCGCGGCCGCCTCGGGGATGCGGTCGACGGCGCAGCGGCGCGCCACGGTCTTCGCGACCAGCCAGCGGGCGAGACGCCGGTGGGTCCGGCGCGAGAGGCCGCGTCCCGCCGCATAGGCCGCGAGCACGCGCGCCCGGTCGCTCAAGGTGAGCCCGGGCACGACGAAGCGCCCGAGCTGGACCAGATTCCGGCGCCCGACCAGGCCGACCAGCAGCCGGCTCCGCCGCGTGCGGTCGTTGTCGAGGAAGATGAAGCACTCGCCGACGACGCGGACGTTGGGGGGCACGAGATCGCCGTGCACGAAGCCCGCGCGGTGGAGGCGCGCCACCTCGGCGCCGAGGCGGCGGAGCAGCGCGCGCTTCTCGCCGGGGCGCGCGCGCCGCCGGGCGACCGCCGCGAGCAGGTCCTCGCCGCCCACGTCGCGCATGACGAGGAGCCCCGCGCCGCCGCGCCGTGCGGCCGCGACCACCTCGGGGGCGGCGAGCCCCGCGCCGGCGAGCGCCTGCCCCATGCGCAGCGCGCGTGCGGCCCGCCAGCCGCCCGGCGCCGGATAGGTCTTCACGAAGAGCGCGCCGCCAGGTGCGGAGAGCGAGAGGGTGCGCGCGTGGCGCGACGCGCGCCCGACGTCTCCCGCCGCGGCCGCCAGGCAGGCGGCCGGATCGATCCCCGCCGCCGCGTCGACCCAGCCGCGCCACCCCTCCGCCTGCCAGGGCATCCGGGCGGTCATTGCGCCAGCACCGCCGCGGCGCGCGCCACGACCGCATCGGCCGCGACGTCGCGCATGCACACGCGCCCGATCGGGCAGGCGCGGAGGAAGCAGGGCGCGCACGGGGCCCGTCCCACCACCGTCAGGCGCTCGCAGCCGAAGGGCGCGGAGCGCACCGGGCTGGTCGGGCCCCACAGCGACA from Deltaproteobacteria bacterium includes these protein-coding regions:
- a CDS encoding glycosyltransferase, translating into MTAARYLRRGRLRAWVAPGVDLEHAIADDGDPDHLLTRPDCRIVKLQRKVVVGRIETAAGTLWVKRYAVFAWRVALASLGRTSPAFGAWAGAAALAAHGFATPEPIAAIEFRRAGLLRRSFFVTREVAGAVTADVRWQAILADPDAPRRRAARRAFARALGELFRGLHAAGLYHNDLKDVNVLVDGPPAAPRCVLLDLERVRALGRIGRRRRLKNLVQLVRTLGRQASATDRARFLRAYLGGSPRRAERRAWATVVARRAAQKDRRRGPAPAPGGGPTVTCTVVCQDEEAHMVPCLESVAWCDEIVVVDGGSRDRTAAVARRFTDRVLVNPWPGYRAQKQFALDAARGEWVLNLDADERVSPELVDEIRAALPAAPPGVAGFAIPRLVCYLGRWWFRGDWYPRRVVRLVRRAATRWGGTDPHERAEVSGRVVWLRQPLLHHSYADISDHLRSLNKLTAVAAAQPGLPRRVGPWRLVGEPAWRFVRAYLLRGGVLEGFPGLFVAATGAFYVFLRWAKVRERRAA
- a CDS encoding glycosyltransferase family 4 protein, which produces MRVRIAFMHRRLAGGGTEADLRRMAAGLAARGHQVHVFAARADRAPPGVTLRRVPVVRAGRLVRLLSFAALAPRLVARERWDAVVGFGRTPRQDVVRVGGGTHRSYLARMEAAGLRRRWRGPYHRAVLRLEARAFAPGAYRRVLAVSARVRDEVAADYRVPRERIRVLYNGVDLERFHPARRATLGPAARRALGLADGERVCAAIGSGFARKGFDLLLRLWREAPPRDTALVLVGDDERLASYRRQAEALGRRVRVTGPRPDVEAVLAAADVTCLPSRQEAFGNVVLEACAAGVPVVTTRRAGAAELLDGPLAALVIDDPEDLDALARALVRALGPEHDAFARAARARAEDFPWENHLDRLEALLGEVARGG
- a CDS encoding glycosyltransferase family 2 protein; this translates as MSPRVSVIVPTYDRAHALGESVASLLAERDVDLEVVVVDDGSTDGTAALLAGLGDPRVRPVIRPHAGIAAARNAGIAAARAPYIAFHDSDDLALPGRLAVPLAFLAAHPDVDLVIQNGRMLPPEGDPGGREEPWIKPSVARALAARPIGVAEVFRWNLGQLQGMCFTRRALDATGPLDPSFTILDDLDLVLRVTLRFRAAFLDVPAFAYRRHAAGVARDRERIREEAIRLAEKLVREHPETLDRLGRRVFVRRQARRWGRLATARLRAGDARGARAALAEARALHPGNVAYRLRALWLALRGRE
- a CDS encoding glycosyltransferase family 4 protein codes for the protein MKRALVTLGHPDHAGMLRALRVLDAAAPRYGWELRFVLAGPHPQVAAEGLPVARVTYLPALRRWRAWPARLALPATVLRLARLARGADVLYACTLSSFPYCLFAGRLARVPQVVHVYSSYGDGAAYRKHLLGRARHLIAPSADSLALARRALGDFAPGTRARVVYNGLDVERIARAAAAPVPADVALGDGPRVGMVGNLDQRKNPAVLAEAMAAVRAAVPGARALLVGAFRDPAYERSVRERIQALGLAEAVSVTGFLPNPFPVVERLDVLVHPALRDPFPLALLEGMALARPIVASGVGGIPEMLEDGVSGCLVPPGDARALAAALVALLRDPVRRARLGAAARERLLMRFSLEGFAAGVFAAFDDAVGAA